The DNA region AAAAAGTCTTTTTGGAATTGAAAACTCATCAATCAAAGAAGGTATAAAAGCAAATATCACTTTATTCAATCCAGAAGGAACAAGCGTTTTCACTAAAGCTTCTATTTTATCTAAATCTAAAAACTCAGCATTTTTAGGCATGGAACTTAAAGGAAAAGCATACGGAATTGTTAACCAAGGAAAATTAATACTTAACTAATTATAGAATCATGACTTTAGATAAAGAAGGTAAAAACATAGCAATAGTTAGTTATTTCACCATCATAGGAGCTGTAATTGCGCTGTTTATGAACGCTGAAAAGAAAAATCCTTTTGCTTCTTTCCATATACGTCAGGCTTTAGGAATCTTTTTATCGTTTTTCCTAATTGGGTATTTCATTGGATATTTCGACAGCTGGACCATTTCTTCCGCTTTTTATTTATTTTATTTTATCCTTTGGATATACGGTTTTTTAGGAGCTTTGCAAGGACAAACGAAAGCGATTCCAATTTTAGGAGAACAATTTCAAAAAATATTTAAAAACGTTTAATTCAAAACATGAATTTATCCTTAGAATACCTCATCAGAGAACCTAAAATAAAATTAGACAAGAATCCATTATTACTACTGTTACACGGTTACGGCAGCAATGAAGCCGACTTATTCTCCTTTGCTTCCGAATTACCTGAAGAATATTACGTAATCTCAGCCCGTGCTCCTTATGATTTACAATACGGAAGCTACGCTTGGTACGCCATCAATTTTGATGCCAATGAAAATAAATTCTCCGACCATGAACAGGCCAAAA from Flavobacterium nitratireducens includes:
- a CDS encoding DUF4870 domain-containing protein; translated protein: MTLDKEGKNIAIVSYFTIIGAVIALFMNAEKKNPFASFHIRQALGIFLSFFLIGYFIGYFDSWTISSAFYLFYFILWIYGFLGALQGQTKAIPILGEQFQKIFKNV